The Salvia miltiorrhiza cultivar Shanhuang (shh) chromosome 2, IMPLAD_Smil_shh, whole genome shotgun sequence DNA window atacataaaaatatgcTCAAGGAGATTCGATGCTTACTTGGGTTGAAGAAGAAGCCACAGAGTATGCCTTGAAACCGGAAATTCTTGATAGTATGCAATAAGCCGCGAATGAATTCTTGAAGCCGCAAAAAATGTGCAAAGAGACGAATAATTCTTGAAGCCCCAAATTAATATGCCCAAAGCCGAAAATATTCCTAACACTTAGCAATACCCTTGAATTTCCAATCACTTTGCAGTCGTGAATTTCCAAATATTTGCGGGCCGCCGTGAATTAGAAAACACTCACACTCTCACACTCAAAATATAACTTGCAATAATAGATAGTAGTTGTTTGAATGAGTGGGACGGCTCAACTCTTGTGTATTTAACCTAAAATTTAATTGAAGGCGTGAGATTCTTGTTTATTTGGATCAAAGGTGTGGGATTCCTCTCTATTTCAACCCATGATTTTCAAAAGCCGTGAATTCCTATCTATTTCAACTCGTGACCTGTCAAATCTTAGTCAAAAGGTGCAAGATTCTCTCTCATTTTTCAATGTGGATTACTACAAATCAATCCCCTTGTTGTGTGTAGGTAGTGCTTAAATTCAAAATCTAATGCTTAAAGCcgtgaattattttgaatatatctatttaattatttatataaatatcatcattttggattattcatacgtattttttttagaaaatatatatatataaaaaaacaaatacgAAACGAGGGCATGTTTGTGggttataaaacattaatactaaaggtaaaaaaattcaaatttaggtatattgtgaacaaaaaaaaattctgaaggCAACGGACTAACAAGCCACCaagaaaccctagccgcctgcAAAATCTGCGCGGTATTTTCACGCACGAATTCTGCAGTCGGCTAGGGTTTCTCGGTAGCTTGTTTGTCCATTGgcttcagaatttttttttattcacaatatacataaatttgaattttttagcctttgtattaatgttttataaccCACAAATGTGCCCTCATTTTTTCAAACTTAGGGTTTTTATTAGGGTTACAAAGTGATGTGACTTTAcaataaatacatatatctcAGATTTTGTACATTTTCTaacttacacattttcttacacaattgtacttgtgacgaaaagtgtaagaacttttacaaaaaaatcatgcaaatctatcaacatcaattgtgctttgggtagttttataagacATATTATATGGGTGGGCAGTTTTGTACATATTATcaaagtgggtactttaaatTCTCACCATTATTATTAAACGCATTTAAAACACTGATTTCTTAAATTATGTGTCGAAAAAAAGTTGATCAATTTTGTTGGAGCTATTTTTAACTCCATAATAAACTCTCATGTTTATTGTATAGTGTTTTGCCTTTCTTCATTTTTTGTGTATAGGAAATTGACCAAGTCAAGACTTGGAAGTATTGAAGCTTTCGGTTGCTACAAATGAGAAAGTGGACAGAAGAGATGAGCTAGTTGGGCAGCTCCTAAAACCAAGGAAGCAGTGGCTTGTGTGGACTATTTCTTTCAACAAACTCAACCGCCACTCATCCACCTCCCAACCCACGATTTCTACCTTGAAGATCAAGTTCAGAATGCTTATAAATACCAAGGAGAAATCCAGTTCATATCACGAATTCAGTGAAAATATATTGAGATTATAGAGTGATCTGTGTACGAGTGATGTGTCTTGTGTTAGCTTAACATTAGCTATAGCatttattccctccgtcccacgaagcatgacccaATTTCCTTTTcggtttgtcccacgaagcttgacctatttctaaaaatgacaaaaaatttaccacCCTTTATtcaacttttcattttttcacctaccacacttaacacacaaaataccaattttttaatttccgtgccgaaaataactgggtcatgcttcatgggacgaagggagtatttgtttTGTCAGATTTTGGAGTATAGGTCTGGAATCTAGTTTACGTTTGTTAGTGAGAATGTCAAGTGTTCAAATACCTAAAATCTTGTACAGGTATTTGAACGTGAGTGTTCATTCTCTTTTTAGTTATTTTGCCATAAGACTTCTTCAAGTTATAGAATAACTTGAAGAAATTGTTTCCAACTCTTgtgttcatttttattttcgcTGTAATTTTTCTCTGTGTGCACTGGTGTGTTGTCTTAACACAGTGTCGTATCCAAGTTCCGCGAAGTTACACTTTCAAATTTAACTAAGATGAAGGGAATagcatttttattaaaaaaattgtcaaaaatAGCTTGCGATTCAAAATTTAAGTCCAAAAAAATCAATCAACTTACGAATTttcatataaattataaatgaaGTGATCCAACAAATGATAGTGTTGTCAAGGACTAACCCGAACCGAGTGAACCGACCTATGGTCAACGGTTTGAACTCTGAACTATTGATCACGTGCAAAAATCGCAACCAGAATTACATTGAACACGGTTCGATTAAGGGCCCAAAAATTCGACCGCGGAATCAACGGTTAATCGTCGGGCCGAACTGACGATTTAGTAAGTTGTAGGCGTTGCGACAGTCAAAGCGGAAAACTGACaattttgattatattttttttatcaaatccAAATTTGAAATTTCCCCCTCATTTTTATCTTTAACTTCGCTTTATTCAGACTTAATTATTAATCTTTACTCTTTAGACTATTTTCTATGTTACAATTAACTTGATCAATATTCTTTTTTAATTGTCTCAATTAAGTTGGTCAAATTATTTATATGATATAAATTAGAAAAGATTTTTATAACCTTTTTCATTATATTACTAACACATTTAATACATTAAACACTAACATTTTAAATTTGGTGTCGAAAAGAAATCGATCAACTtaaatgaaacaaaaataatgaagtattaaataatgtaatttcattaaaaaaaatatacacaataataaaaaaatatatatacaaaaatgaTTGATTCGAATCTTGAACCGACGATTCCTTTCTATATAGACCGACCATAGTTCACGTTAACGATTTATCGTGTACCGCTATTCAAACTCGAAATCGACGATTTCCGGCTTGTCAGAGCCTCGATCGACGATCGTTTGCCACAATTTAAACTTTCGACAAAGTTGGAGTTTTCAAAACTTGATGTTATAACCCATTTGACATATCTACAAATTAGAGGGGtcgaaacataaataaagaacGTTGAGTTTTAaacaaaaaaacttaaaattattGAGTCATCAGTCATATCACTTGCACTCTTCTCCAACTGCAGATGCACACCACCGCCAACTCCAGCAATCCGACCGGGAAGCTCGATGCCGGAAAAATTTTCCGGCTCGGGCAGCGGGTCCACTTCACCGGGCAGCCGAGAAGAGTCGGAACGGTCGGGTACGTGGGGGCCGTGGAGGGTTACGGCGGTGATTGGGTCGGAGTCGATTGGGACGCCGACGGAGAAGGCAAGCACGACGGATCCCACAATGGCGTCAGATACTTCACGGCGAGAGGCCCCGATACGGCGTCGTTCGTGCGGTCGCACAATCTCAGCTCCGGCGTGTCGCTCTTGGAAGCACTCCAAACTCGCTATCGAGCTCAAACGACTAAAGAGGAACTAGGTAAATAGCTGAAAGAAGTTGTACATTGTGCATCGAAGTGTTGTACCTTGATCGCATTTGGATGCTTCTTCTCCGTGAATAGCAGAGGCGGTACTTGTCTACTTGTTTGCTATCAAAATGCGAAGTTGTTTGAAATGATTGTGCCCCAACATGTATTTCTTtgtggagagagagatagagagaggtgAAGGCTTTGCTTTTATATATACAACAGTTATCAATGACTTGAATGAAAAATAAGATCTAATGTATGATTTTGCTTCTTGATGCCGCTGCTATCGAATGCTACAACTTCGAAACTTTGCAGCTACGCTTGTGTCTGTGAATGTGATTTAAATTAGAATTTGGCTTGGTGCAATTTATTGTTTGGTTGTTGGTGTGATATTGGACTATTTGAGAGTTGTAGCATGATTTGAGTAAAACTATTTCTGTAATCGAACAAGCTAATGTGGTTTACTTCTTATCTTGTCACTACCATATTACTATTTTTTAAGCTCTTCAGAATTTTAATCCACTTGTCTATTTGAAGTTCATAAACTTTGTCATTCAGTTTTTAACTTGTATATTTTGCCGTGAAATATCTCCTGAAATGTGTTTATTCCCACTATGTTTCTATTAGATGAGATGTATGTCCTTTCTGCTAGAAACAAAAAGGTATCCATTGAGCTTCTGGGGAAACACAAAATTGAAGATAAATTCAGTCGGTTTGAGGAGTTGACTAGTGCATCATTGTCTTATTTGGGGGTCAGTTTTCCTGGATCCCCAGACCATATCAGTTCGACATTACCTAGTAAGTTGTGATTCCTCGTATATGGCCCTTTTTGGCCTATGCTGTGACTCCTTTAATCAATCTGACACTGCCTGAACTCATCTCTTATTTGATTCAGAGACTCCTTTCTTTTTGTGGTTGTCTAGGGATCATCCTGTTTTGCGATATATCATCATTGATATGTTTGCctctttaataataataatatatttgttGGATTCTATATTTCCTTTGCAGATCTGAAAGAGCTCGACTTGACTGGAAACCTACTTGCTGATTGGAATGTATGTGCTCCTTTCTTGTTACACTATGGACCTATCAATTAGTTTAACGTGGTTTATGAGTTAGGAGATTCTGTGTTGTAATTGCTCAACAGTGTTGATATTTTTGAGACATTGTCTTGGAATGTCTTATGCAGTACATAACTGATGATACTCCtgcttttattttaaattcccATAGTTGGATAAAGGTCAATTCTCGGTTGTTCTTGCAGGATATCAGCATCATCTGTGAAGGATTGCCGGCTCTAACAGCTCTTAATCTATCCAATAATTCCATGTCACATGCTATACTTAGCACGCCCCGACTAAGCAATATTCGAATTTTAGTCTTGAACCAAACTGGAGTAGTTTGGGATCAGGTAAAGGTTGGGTGTTTAGGTGTTTTCAAAAAATTTCTAACTCAAAGGAATCATTAATAAGCATGATTCATGTCAATTTCCAGATGGAAGCTCTTAAGGATGCACTCCCACACATGGAAGAGCTACATCTCATGGGAAATAAATTAAGAGAAATAACGGTAAGCAGTTACTTACGCTGCAAGAAAGTTTCTATCATTAGAATTTGTTGATCACCAATATATATTTGTTTGGTTCATTTCATGTCTGGTAAAGGTCAACTATTTGATAGGGTAAAGATGAATGGccatgaaatatttttttttgctacACTTCAACTTCTTCTACGTCGAAAGAGATTTGGTGCAAGAAAGCTACACTTTGATCAAATTCACTTTGTTAATATGAATATCCTGATAAAATATTATGGGCAGGACTTCTGTATTCTGAATCCCTCTCTTCTGTAGTGACAAACATGAGTTAATCACTTGATTCCACTCTTCTTTTCTCCCACGTTTCCAATAATATTTTGTTTGCTGTCCAGCCAGTGTCTTCAGCTTTTGTTCAAGGATTTGATACCCTGCGACTGCTTAACCTTGATAACAACTGTATATCAGCATGGGATGAGATCGTAAAACTCTCCCTGTTACACAGGTAGTGAGGACGAAGGAGTGCTCTGACATTTTTTCTGTAAAATTTAATACATATTACAACATTTGCATTGTTACTAATATTACACATGGTTTTTATGTTTAGCCTGGAGCAGCTTTTTCTGAACAACAATAATCTAAATCGTATCTCATACCCGGAGTGTGGTAAATTGGATAAACCATGCAATGAATTTGGCAATGGGTCTCAAGAGAGGAGTATTAGACCTTTCAAGAGTTTGTGTAGCCTTTATCTTGGTACAGTCATTGGATTATATAATGCAATCTTTCTTTTATTAGTACCTTTCATTCAGAAGGATCTTATTCCTCACTGTTTTCAGGGGGCAACAACATTGAAGACCTGGAATCTGTTGATTCACTTAACTCTTTCCCTAACTTGATGGTGAGCATTGCTTTTCTGAACAATGTATCCTTAAAAGTTTTGTGCTAGCTTGGAAATGATATGATCGCAAAACTTCCAAGAGCTTGTGAAAATCATTTGATTTTGTTCATGAGCAATCTACTCAAACAAATTTGAATGTTCAGATTAATGCAGCTTATTCATTTCACAGTTGTTGatgctagggatgtcaatgggcGGGTTTTACCTGGACCGAGACCATTAAAATTGTTTTGGTTCTAGAACCGCCCATTAGTTATTGGATCCGGACCGTACCCGGACCATTGAATGATAAAATCAAATGGTCCGGGTAGGTTAATTACCCATGGGCCAGACAAAACCCATACCCATGGTCCATcagttttttattatatattgtgtttTACAATTTTTCAACTATTTATTTAGATTCATGATccgttaatttcttattatatattgtgttttagcatttttcaattatttatttggaTTCTCTGTTTCTTTATcctgttaatttgattaatataaaaacttcactatatatactattttagataactttttttttttgaagaatcaTTTTCTGAAGGATAGTCATATAATTCGACTAGTAATACGAATGTTGGATCTGGGCTCATTCATGAGTTCCCAAGCCATGATTGTTGGATCATTTCTGTAGATTAAATATGAATGTTGACTTTAGTTTTATTGTTATAATGAACTCACATAATTGTTTAATTGTTTAAGTAATAGGTGTATTCTCCAGTTACGAAATTTTGTCGTGACTTTGTTAAGAAATTttgatacaaaaaaaaaaacacgatCCCGGACCAGATCCAAAACAAGCGGGTCGGACTAGGTCTGGACCAGTCAGGTTCCGGGTCTGAACGGGTTGGGTCTAGAACCGGAACCGAAACCGTTTCTTTATAGCTCAACGGGTACTCAACGGCTCCGGATCAGACCGGGTAAAACCCGCCTGTTGACATCCCTAATTGATGCTTTCTCCACAGGCATATTAGTGTGCTAAATTTTCTGTCGAGATAAAATTTGTTCATTCTTTGTGAATACTTGTCCTTGGATAGTTATTGCTATATATTCTCTGTGTAGGATATTAGGCTATCCGGTAATCCAGTTGCAGATGTAGGGAAAGGTGGAGTGGCTAGATTTGTCGTTATTGCTCGTATAGCAAAAATGGAATTGCTTAATGGAAGTGAGGTTAACTCCAGATAATTTGCTGTTTTCATcgcttttctttttattttgtttttgggTGGGGTGAGGATCTCTTGTAATGGTCGTGGCTGTACATTTGTCTGTTACAGGTTGGTCCTAGAGAACGAAAGGACTCTGAAATTCGGTATTGTTCTCCTCCAAAGTTTTGCTCATGCGTCATATATCGATTATTATCTAAAGAATTGCTAATGgttttaaatattactccctccgcctcactataagtggctcaaaacttttccgcacgggaattaaggagaatgtgtaaatttGTTAAAACTTAAAAGTAGTGGGGTCCAcacttttttaagggttaatttttttcatttatggaaacaggccacttatagtgggattgtccaaaaatgaaatacatgccacttttagtggggcggagggagtagaaagcttcttattttaaatacataaaGATGCTTGTGAAAGGAGAGAAACTATGAAAAGCTTGAATACTGAGAAAGTAGCCCCCTTCTGGTTGTATTATATTTGTCAAAGTAACTGTGGCAATGTTACGAGTTTACCTGCAGGTATGTTCGCTTGGTCATGTCAAAGTGTAATGCTGACCCAGAAGATATTAGGAGACTCCATCCCAGGTAATCATCAGTTTTAGCGAGCTCTTTCAACTGCTGCTAGTTTAAGGATAGTCAGTCGGAGAAGTTTTTTAGTTTGTGCCCTTTATCGCATTCATATTCTTGAACCAATTGTTTTGCTAGCGAGCTCTTCTCTACATTTTCAATTTGCCATACTTTATGCATGACGATCAATCATAATGGAATCATGTTAAGTAAAATCAAGAAAGAAAGTAATAATGgaaaatcttccttcaaaaGTTGCAAGGGGAACTTTTCTGCAAGAACCTAACTGGTTGCTAACATCTAACATTGTCTCAAAGAATGGCGACAAAGTTAAGATTGCGAGTGATCAGTAGCATTTCATCTTAAATAAGTAGCCTACTGAATCCTTTTTTATGAACTTGATAAGCAGGTTTCATGAGCTTAAAAAGATCCATGGACTTGATGATGAAAGACCAACAACTGGGGCATCGGGCCCTCAAAAGATGGCTTCTGGATTGATTTGTACGATCTTTTTGTTATGAATAATTCTTATGGTGTATCATTATATTCTAAAGTTTAAACATGCCGATGCAGCTATTACCTTGAAATGTGTTGGAGCATCGATGGGCGAGAAGCCCCCTCTGGTTAAAAAGTTGCCTGCTACCACAACGGTGATAGTTCTACTACCAGTTTCTTAAAGTGGTCTTCTCCTTTAATGAGCTTTCTGAAGTTAAAAATGCATGAACATTTTTGTACAGGTGGGAAAGCTGAAGAACTTATGCGAGAGTTTCTTCAAGTTAAAATCCGTCAAGCCTATACTGTTTCTCAAAGAAGAGGTTCGTGCAATTGAAAAATCATCGCAGTTCCCTTTTTCTTCCTTCAAATCCTACATTACATTAGCTGTTCCTGTTTCTCTCAGTTCAAGTATTTCCATGAACACCTGATTTGATAATTGTTGATTATTATTAGCAGGAACTTTTGGTTCAATGTTACTTCCTTGATTGGATCTTGTGCGCTCTTCTATAACCAGTTTCTTAGCAATCTCTATTTGTGGGTTTACAGGGTTCACCCTTGCCTATATTGCTTGAAGATGATATGGCAACCCTTGTCGAGCTTGGGGTTGGCAACGAATCCACCATTCTTGTAGACGAGCTGTCTTGATGTTCACTGGTGTGAAGGATTGCCAACCCATACTCAAAATCGAGAAAACGGTGGCTTCCTCAAATCATCTTTTGAGTCTGCACTTAGCACTGCCAACTGTGTTTTGGGATCAAGAGTTCTTTTTGGGAGGATGAGACTCCACAAGTGAAATTTCTGTTCAACGTGCATCTCTCTATAACCCTTCAAATACTTCTGCTCAGTTTATCTTATTAGTGTCTATTTTTTGCATGCAATTCCAACAATCTTGTGTTATATGCCTTGAGTGCTAATGCGATCCTTATTGTTTGGGTTTAACACCCTTTTCATAAGAAAAAAGACGATTGGTATGA harbors:
- the LOC131010301 gene encoding tubulin-folding cofactor E, with product MHTTANSSNPTGKLDAGKIFRLGQRVHFTGQPRRVGTVGYVGAVEGYGGDWVGVDWDADGEGKHDGSHNGVRYFTARGPDTASFVRSHNLSSGVSLLEALQTRYRAQTTKEELDEMYVLSARNKKVSIELLGKHKIEDKFSRFEELTSASLSYLGVSFPGSPDHISSTLPNLKELDLTGNLLADWNDISIICEGLPALTALNLSNNSMSHAILSTPRLSNIRILVLNQTGVVWDQMEALKDALPHMEELHLMGNKLREITPVSSAFVQGFDTLRLLNLDNNCISAWDEIVKLSLLHSLEQLFLNNNNLNRISYPECGKLDKPCNEFGNGSQERSIRPFKSLCSLYLGGNNIEDLESVDSLNSFPNLMDIRLSGNPVADVGKGGVARFVVIARIAKMELLNGSEVGPRERKDSEIRYVRLVMSKCNADPEDIRRLHPRFHELKKIHGLDDERPTTGASGPQKMASGLISITLKCVGASMGEKPPLVKKLPATTTVGKLKNLCESFFKLKSVKPILFLKEEGSPLPILLEDDMATLVELGVGNESTILVDELS